The genomic DNA CTGTTGGACAAATGATATCACTAAAAATAAGATTGTAGATCAAACAAATTTTACACAAGATTAGAATATACTTATTTATATACGTATATTATACCTATAATATTATACCTATATACTAACTCCTTAAGATGTTATAACTTATagtcatacacaagataagttGAAAAATATCtcatgccaatccattagaacttcacacagggcccaccacacactcttcctacctgcagccacaaaaatcctgttgaatcctacacctctaCAGTAAGGTTggtgtggccgtttatgatccaatcaacACCCAGCGACACTTAACAACTACGGTTGTTAAGgatactcattgagcccagcacATGAATACCCAAATcccccactgtatcactagctcttcacagggttCATCAGGAAGGCACCTCCTCTAGttggtgttttgctgaattaagcccatgacacttccagaaggctcaacagtgaagtctggcgtcccagacccaaCCCCCTGTGTTAATACACTAAAAATGTTTCCTTTGACCAGTGTTGCCATCCTTTACAGGTGTTTTGCATGAAACACTGtctcaaataaacacagtatTGTTATAATATGTGTGATATTACGAACAATGAACACAAGTTTCCAGGAAATTGTCTTGATTAAGTCTGAGATAAGGCCAAAAGCCATAGtttaaattacacattttatttacaatggaATCCTAATTTTTCATATGACATAAATAATTgcagaaatacaaacacaaatacattctCTAAAATACAAACAGCCTGCTGTGATTTGATCTCCAGATAATTTTGGTCAAATAATGCTTCAGTATTTCAGTAAATACATCTGAAattcaaaatattatatatttgttcactgaatatttttttataatactTAATTATTGCAATTACAATATATGGTAACTCAATGTAGTGTCCATCCACAAAACTGCATGAGCCAAAGTTACaattacattgttttaatttaaaatgtgagAGCACAGTTCCTATGGCACTAACTTGCTTGCTtttgtacaaaataaatatgtgcTTCCTAACATTTGCGCTGTACATACTCAAGTTTATCCTGTGTGCTCACAAAACACTCTGTGCTCCCATTTTGATATTCAGCATAAGTAAAATATTTGGTTCACAAGCAAAAACAACTGCAGGATGTTTGGGCTGTATGGTGGCTTGGTGATTAGCACAtttgcctcccagcgctgggatcctTGGTTCAAGTTTCCATGTTATACCTGAGTTAGTGTGAGTTTCCTTTGTGGTCTCGCaattcctccaacagtccaaatacatggaggttaggtgaattggcttctcttaTAACTGTCATGTTGTGAgcgaatgagtgtgtgtgtgtgtgggagtgagtgtgtgtatgcccagatatggattggcgctctatccctAGTgtccgatgcagtcctccaggtggatggttgtTCCTGGGTGAGAGTATGCTGTGCatgtttggctgccacttctcctcagtgtgtgtggattgagtgttgcaTGGAATgctgttctgagcagtgttgattgtaaaagtgtccttgggtgagCAGAAGCGTCAAATCCAGAGGGTTAACACTCTGATCCAGTAAACACTTGAATCTTCACGCCCCTTTTGCTCACCCTTCGATAACTTCATCAAAcatcatcaaagtgcacacttaCAGGAACCCTTAGGGCTTGGGACAAGAACTAGGACAGGGGGTCACCCTCATGCACTTTGCACATGCTCAAATAATAACTAGCCTTAACTGCTGATTGAAACTGGGGTTTTGTAGGAGGAAAGGGATCATGTAACCCACTACTTAACTAGTTTCCACAGGAGAGCCAAGTGCAGGagacagaagcagagagagtATACAGAGAAGAGGTGACTGCAATGTTCCTCTAGCAGTGGTAGTGGCGTAGCCACAATTTACGACCCTATCAAAGACACAACTAAAAATTCTGGTTATGACGCTAAGTCCTTTGAAATGCTTACTCTTAAAGTTACTGCATTAAAAAGGCAGCACtcttttatgctcatcacaatcaATTGTCCTCCTGGCACTTATACAGTCTTTCTTTGAGTATTTGTTGACTTTCTCTCAAGCATAGCTATCGCTTCAGAAAAGGCATCCAGCATCACGGAAAGACATACATTAACACAGCTCCTAATCCACAGATCCACAACTGCCAAATGCCAGACGGTAAAAGTGTGTTTTAAGCTTGGATTTAAAGACAGTCATAGACGGCGCGTTTCTTACATCACTTGGAAGACCATTCCAAAGTCTTGGTGCAGCAACAGTAAATACACGACCCCCTTTATGTTTAAGACGAGACCTAGGAACAGTCAGATACGATTGAGCTGAAGACCTTAGAGCTCTTGAGGGTACATACAGGCAAAGCATGTCCACAATGTATGCTGGTGCAAGTCCATTTAAGGCTTTAAAAACCATAAATGCCATTTTATACTGGACTCTGTAACGTACTGGGAGCCaatgtacactctaaaaagagaagagttgatccaacttaattgaattgcttcaattggtaacaagtaattcaattaagtttatccaacttaattttttaagttcaaccttcaaaaacttaaaaaattaagttggatatacttaattgaattacttgttaccaattgaagcaattcaattaagttggttctttttagagtgtagagAAGCTAAGATTGGAGTGATGTGCTCTCTTTTTTTGGAACCAGTTAATAATCTGGCTGCACTATTTTGAACTAACTGTAAGCGCGCAAGAGATGCTTCACCAATTCCAAAGTACAGTGCATTACAGTAGTCCAGTCtggatgtaaaaaaaacatgaatgacTTTTTCAAGATCTGAGGTATTAAGAAATGACTTTAATCTGGAGATTGTTCTTAACTGGAAAAAGCTGCCCTTCACTACTGCATTAACTTGCTTTCAAATTTGAAATCAGAGTTAAAAATGACCCCAAGGTTTTTAACCCGTGTTTTCAGGAAAGGTTTTAAGGGGCCTAGGATTTCCTTTAGACTATTGGTTAGTGAAGGGTGCCCAAATAGAATAACCTCTGTTTTACTGTCATTCAATTGAAGAAAGCTTTGACTCATCCAATTTTTAATATCCATGATGCACTCATTGAGTCTACCTAGAGCGTGATGATTCCCGGGATTCAAAGTTAAGTACAGTAGTAGATCATCTGCATAACAATGAAATGAGACACCATGCTTACGAATAATTTGACCAAGGGGAAGCATGTATAGTGAAAAAAGAACAGGGCCTAAAATTGATCCTTGAGGAACTCCGGATGTCACAGTAGAAGAGGCTGAGAAGTATTTGTCAATGATAACTGAAAAAGTCCTTTGCTTAATGTATGAAATAAACCAATTAAGAGCCAAGCTCTTGATTCCAACACAGTATTCCAGGCGCTCGATGAGTAAATCATGGTCGACAGTATCAAATGCAGCGCTCAAGTCCAGCAAAACCAGGACAGAACAATCCCCAGAATTGTTAGTGATTGTTAGTAATTGTtagtgatttcaatattcactttgagaagaaTAATATTCCActtaaaattgtgtttgaaTCCAAGTTGGATGCGCTAGAGTTCACTcaatgttactgggcccactcattgaagcaaacacacattggatcTAGTGTTAACACCAGGCATAGAGAATCTATTCAATCAAACGCtccatgagaccatctctgatcaccatctaatcatgAAATTGTCCCAAACCATGATATCTGTTCATagccacgctatattagaaagcacACTATAAAGACCTCAActgttagtgattttatcaataaccttccagaccttaccactaTTTCTTCTCCAGCTCACCCTAATCTCCtcgagctcattacaaacaacctacaaactgcactgtgtacaaacctagatagtgttgcaccaatcaagaccaaacaatttagagagaaaaggctagCTCCATGGAACAGTGAGAGCACTCATgctttaaaaattcataaccatgaacgtaaatggagaaacacaaaactagaatgtttcctaATTGCGTGGCAGCACAGACTCACCGACTACAATCATGCCtcatctaaagccaaatcacagtacatttcttctgttacagaaaaagacaaaaacaaccctagattccttctTTAGCAATGTGTCTAATTGGCAACAAAATGTTGACTTTATgagatttttttaatgataaaattgattacATTTGACTTAAAAGTCTGGACCAAATCAaagcacagaaacagctctaatAAGAGTAAATAATGACTTCTCCTTTCACTTGAtgagggctatatctctattctggtccTGCTTGAGCTTTAAGACCATGGTCTTAAACACGTGTTGCGCTTTTTCAAATAGGTTAAGTTTCACTTAACCTGGAAACCCGCATGAGCTTCATATCTAAGGAGGAGAGGGTGGGGGGCACTCTCAGTAGTttcacagataaaaaaaaaagataactgCTATGTCACCATGCCTCCCTAATTTATATGTACACCTGCTTTTACAAGTTAAATTTAGAAGCTCTGTTGATAATCTTGATCACATTTTGGTTGGACTAATTTTCTGTTTTAACTCCCAATCACAGACCTGTTCTAGCATGTTCTCTCTCTTCATCCAACTACCCAGGAGATCATGCATTACCATATTCAAAGTAGGGGTGGGAACATTTTTAAACTATAAAATTAGAAGTCCTCACttcagtgccaatatctcaataatttttaatacaaaTCAAAAACTGTATCCATGAATATTACTGGGAATAATCAAAGTGAATTATGCCTTGGATTTTCCTGTCCAGAGAGATCTGTATCTACTGCAGTGTATGTGTTGTTGTATgtatctggagcagctgtagttctgttaacagtgtgtggaaacctgctcatcatcatctctgtctgtcacttcaagcagctccacactccgactaacatgctcatcctctctctggctgtgtctgACTTTCTGGTCGGAGTCCTTTTGATGCCAACAGCTTTAATATGGATAATTGAATCGTGTtggatttttaatataatttactgtatatttttcaTTCTGGCCTCCTTTTCACTCACAGCCACTTCAATATTCATTGTTGCTCTGATTGCAGTCGATCGGTATTTTGCTCTCTCTAACCCATTCCTCTACACTAAAGCAGTCTCTGTGAACACAATGTAttctgttgttgtggttttatgtattttattgctGTTATACCACTTAGCACTTCAATATTTTAATGGACATTACACAAATATTGTCATGTGTCCAGGATACTGCTTTTCACATTTAGATGAGGGCTGGTTTTTGTTTGACCTCCTGGTGAAATTTGCTTTTCCGCTGGCTGTTATAATCACACTGTATGGCAGAGTTTTTGTTATTGCAAGAAAACACGCCACTGCTATTAGAGACCTTAACATACAGACAAGGACAAAGAATAATACAGACTCTATGAGGTCAGAGAGGAAAGCAGCAAAAATCCTGGGAATCTTGGTGTCCATTTTTGTGGCATGTTATCTTCCATATCATATTTACACTATGTTAGGTATAATAATACAAATTGAAATAGGATTGTTTTTAAGATTGCTCTTAATTATTTATCTTAATTCTACTATTAATCCAGTTATTTATGCTTTGTTTTACCCATGGTTCAGGAGATGTGTTAAACTAATTTTAACTCTAAGAATATTTAACAGAGACTCTTCACTAAtgaatattctttaaataattcATAGCTATTACTGTTGCTGGATGCAATGTTTGTGAAACATGGATTTCATTAACACACACCATATTGTTTCATATATCATATTCTAAAACACAGCTCACTTTGACTAAAAAAAGTCTTTttatctctgtgaaaatgtaCAATGAGCACACATACTGTATCCTGCATGGGTACTGACCATCGATTCATTAAATGTGTCACTCTGAACTTTTTCCTCACAAGGAATGTACAATTGTGTTCATTAAACTTTCCAACTTGTGTTTATAAGTATTTTCTtcggttttgtttatttacgtAAGCACCATCTCTCAGTAttgttcaaatgaagctcatatgtccatatgtttaaaaatgttcaaaacgaCAAACGTTTTCATGAGGCGTCCTaactttttcacatgactgtatatACAATGTTGCTCTGattaggtttggctgataaTGTAAATTTAGACAAATAGTTACCGTTGTAAAGGGTAATATTCTGTTCCaaactcatttatttaataCCCCACATGAGCAGCTCAGAGCCTTTCATCTATTTCAGTCAAGTGAGCATGTTACTGTAGCTTATGTGAATGATCTACAAACCAGACGCCATAAATGGTACTTTCCACAGGCAATACCCATCTACATTAATCAGCAAAGACTTTCACACCGGCCAAAATAAGGTCTGGTTGTGTTTTTGATGTGTGCTAAGCACAGTATTCTATCAACTTCAAACAGTACAGAAAATAGTACCCTCTGAATGTACATTCTAGCCCAATAAACTTCCTGTGTTTTCCACAACATGAGAACTTGTTTCTGTACTCCTGTGCCCAAAAGGCATGAGAACTCAAAGGTTTTCTGTTTCAATCCTGTGTCTGTTATGAACACAAGGATCCTTTTatctattttaatgttttataaaaaatatttttctgtatCCCATGCCACTCGtgccttaaaactggctgctcgtaaccatgaacgtaatTGGAGAAACACTAAACTAGAATGTTTCTGAATTGcgtggcagcacagcctcaccgactacaaacatgcctcatctaaagccaaatcacagtacatctcgtcccttataaaaaaacaacaaccctagattcctttttagcacggTGTCAAATCTAACtggcaacaaaaaggaaatcaactcCATTGTCCCCTCTGTTTTCTGTATTAATGACTTTATTAGGTTTCTTAATGATAAAATTCACTGCATTCGACTTAatagtctggatttagaccaaatcaaaGCACGGAAACAGCTGTAACAAGAGTAAATAATGACTTACTCCATTTACTTAATAAGGGCTATATcactattctggtgctgcttgaccttagtgcagtgtttgataccatagatcatgtgatgctatTGATAGGcaggaaaatctggtaggaataaaaggatctgccttctcttggttcagatcctatTTGTCTGAATGTTATCaaattgtttatataaataataaatcctcacatcatactttagttaaatatagtGTTCCACAAGGGTCAGTGCTTGGGCCTCTTTTATACTGCCACTGTGGTAGACTAATCTGTAAGCGTGGTATTAAATTCCACTGCtacgctgatgacacacaactgtatcattcattcattcattcattgtctgtaatccagtttagggcggcggtgggtccggagaccacccagaatcactggatgcaaggcaggaacacatgctGAAAGGGGCActactccttcacagggcgacacacactcacacattcactcacacactcacccctacggacacttttgagtctccaatccacctaccaacgtgtgtttttggagcgtgggaggaaaccgaagcacccggagcaCTTCGCTcactcataggaggcttggacccggatctctttAAAGCTGTTTTGTGACAACTTTCTACTATAAAAAGAGCTATTAAAAAAAGTTTGATTGAAGTGATTGGTAGGACTGCTGAAATGTTCTAAATGTTTGTGTAGAGATTATTTGTACATTGTGTGTTGATTTAAAACTGTTAGCGAATATATGTTTTTCTTCTCTGTAGGTCATCAACCTGAGATTAACCCTGAAAATTTACGAGAAAATTAAACCCAAGAATAAACCTGGTATATTATCAATAAAAAGCTGAAAGAAGACAAATCCTGTGTGTTTATGATAAACTATTTGActgttttataaacaaataagcatcAGTTTTGCCTTGTTTGGCCATTCCCTACACACTTTAAATAACTTTAGATATCATGCCTGTCCGGGTAAGTGATTTATTGTACTGCTGTCGCATACTTGCGTTTAATTTGCCCTGGGCTTCTGGGCAATCGTTATTGTTGAACCAGGTAAACTGACCTGTTTATAGTGTAACTAAAACTCTGAATATAAAAACTGTGCATAACAAGCACAAagtcaattagtaagaaatattCAGCTCAGTCAAGTGGAAACATTTAAAGGTAGTAAATAAAGGTTACAAAACAGTGGCAGTTCATTCGTGTTTGTGCCTGTCAGCAGTTTAAATGAAACGATGTACACGTttctgtttaaatatgtttataatggCGTCTTCTTTTTAGCTGAATGTCCAAATGTCTTAAACAAATGTTGCTCTTTTTCATATAGGTTAGGTTTCACTCAACCAGGCAACCCGCATGAGCTTCATATCTaaggaggagggggtggggggaacTCTCAGTAGTTTCACAGATAAAAAAAGATAACTACTATGTCACCTTGCCTCCCTAATTTATATGTACACCTGCTTTTACAAGTTAAATTTAGAAGCTCTGTTGATAATCTTGATCACATTTTGGTTGGACTAAATTTCTGTTTTAACTCCCAATCACAGACCTGTTCTAGCATGTTCTCTCTCTTCATCCAACTACCCATGAGATCATGCATTACCATGTTCAAACTAGGGGTGGGAACATTTTTAAACTATATAATTAGAAGGCCTCACttcagtgccaatatctcaattatttttaatacaaatcAAAAACTGTATCCATGAATATTACTGGGATTAATCAAAGTGACATATGCCTTGGATTTTCCTGTCCAGAGATCTCTGTATCTACTGCAGTGTATGTGTTGTTGTATGTATCTGCAGCTGCTGTAGTTctgttaacagtgtgtggaaacctgctcatcatcatctctgtctgtcacttcaagcagctccacactccgactaacatgctcatcctctctctggctgtgtctgACTTTCTGGTCGGAGTCCTTCTGATGCCAACAGCTTTAATATGGATAATTGAATCGTGTtggatttttaatataatttactgtatatttttcaTTCTGGCCTCCTTTTCACTCACAACCACTTCAATATTCATTGTTGCTCTGATTGCAGTCGATCGGTATTTTGCTCTCTCTAACCCATTCCTCTACACTAAAGCAGTCTCTGTGAACAAAAATTGTGCAGTTGTTGTGtttctatgtattttatttctgtgttgCCACATAGCACTTCAATACTTTAATGGATACTATATAGTCACAAATATTGTCATGTGTCCAGGATACTGCTTTTCACATTTAGATGAGGGCTGGTTTTTGTTTGACCTCCTGGTGAaatttgcttttccactggctgTTATAATCACACTGTATGGCAGAGTGTTTGTTATTGCAAGAAAACATGCCACTGCTATTAGAGACTTTAACATACAGAGAAGGACAAAGAATAATACAGACTCTATGAGATCAGAGAGGAAAGCAGCGAAAGTCCTGGGAATCTTGGTGTCCATTTTTGTAGCATGTTTACTTCCATATTATATTTACACTATATTAGGTATAATAATACAAATTGAAATAGGATTGTTTTTAAGAATCCTGTTATTACTTTATCTTAATTCTACTATTAATCCAGTTATTTATGCTTTGTTTTACCCATGGTTCAGGAAATGTGTTAAACTAATTTTAACTCTAAGAATATTTAACAGAGACTCTTCACTAAtgaatattctttaaataattcATAGCTATTACTGTTGCTGGATGCAATGTTTGTTAAACTTTGATTTCATTAACACAGTTCACACCATATTGTTTCATATATCATATTCTAAAACACAGCTCACTTTGActaaaaaaaagtctttttatctctgtgaaaatgtaCAATGAGCACACATACTGTATCCTGCATGGGTACTGACCATCGATTCATTAAATGTGTCACTCTGAACTTTTTCCTCACAAGGAATGTACAATTGTGTTCATTAAATTTTCCAACCTGTGTTTATAAGTATTTTCTtcggttttgtttatttacgtAAGCACCATCTCTCAGTAttgttcaaatgaagctcatatgtccatatgtttaaaaatgttcaaaacgaCAAAAGTTTTCATGTGGCGTCCTaactttttcacatgactgtatatACAATGTTGCTCTGattaggtttggctgataaTGTAAATTTAGACAAATAGTTACCGTTGTAAAGGGTAATATTCTGTTCCaaactcatttatttaataCCCCACATGAGCAGCTCAGAGCCTTTCATCTATTTCAGTCAAGTGAGCATGTTACTGTAGCTTATGTGAATGATCTACAAACCAGACGCCATAAACGGCACTTTCCACAGGCAATACCCATCTACATTAATCAGCAAAGACTTTCACACCGGCCAAAATAAGGTCTGGTTGTGTTTTTGATGTGTTCTAAGCACAGTATTCTATCAACTTCAAACAGTACAGAAATTAGTACCCTCTGAATGTACAATCTAGCCCAATAAACTTCCTGTGTTTTCCACAACATAAGAACTTGTTTCTGTACTCCTGTGCCCAAAAGGCATGAGAACTCAAAGGTTTTCTGTTTCAATCCTGTGTTTGTTATGAACACAAGGATACTTTTatctattttaatgttttataaaaaatatttttctgtatCCCATGCCACTCGtgccttaaaactggctgctcgtaaccatgaacgtaatTGGAGAAACACTAAACTAGAATGTTTCTGAATTGcgtggcagcacagcctcaccgactacaaacatgcctcatctaaagccaaatcacagtacatctcgtcccttataaaaaaaacaacaaccctagattccttttttaGCACGGTGTCAAATCTAACtggcaacaaaaaggaaatcaactcCATTGTCCCCTCTGTTTTCTGTATTAATGACTTTATTAGGTTTCTTAATGATAAAATTCACTGCATTCGACTTAatagtctggatttagaccaaatcaaaGCACGGAAAACAACTGTAACAAGAGTAAATTATCACTTACTCCTTTTACTTAATAAGGGCTATATCACTATTccggtgctgcttgaccttagtgcagcgtttgataccatagatcatgtgatgctatTGATAGGCAGGAACATcgggtaggaataaaaggatctgccttctcttggttcagatcctatTTCTCTGAATGTTATCaaattgtttatataaataataaatcctgacatcatactttagttaaaaatAGTGCTCCACAAGGGTCAGTGCTTGGGTCTCTTTTATACTGCCACTGCGGTAGACTCTGTAAGCATGGTATTAAATTTCCTTGttacgctgatgacacacaactgtatcattcattgtctgtaatccttatccagtattagggcggcggtgggtccgaagactacccagaatcactggatgcaaggcaggaacacactctgaaagGGGCActactccttcacagggcgacacacactcacacattcactcacacactcacccctacggacacttttgagtctccagtccacctaccaacatgtgtttttggagcgtgggaggaaaccgaagcacccggagcaCTTCGCTCattcataggaggcttggacccggatctctttaaagctgctttgtgacaactttctactgtaaaaagagCTATTAAAAAAGTTTGATTGAAGTGATTGGTAGGACTGCTGAAATGTTCTAAATGTTTGTGTAGAGATTATTTGTACATTGTGTGTTGATTTAAAACTGTTAGCGAATATAAGTTTTTCTTCTCTGTAGGTCATCAACCTGAGATTAACCCTGAAAATTTACGAGAAAATTAAACCCAAGAATAAACCTGGTAAATTATCAATAAAAAGCTGAAAGAAGACAAatcctgtgtgttttttatgataAACTATTTG from Hoplias malabaricus isolate fHopMal1 chromosome 7, fHopMal1.hap1, whole genome shotgun sequence includes the following:
- the LOC136701941 gene encoding trace amine-associated receptor 13c-like, translated to MNITGINQSDICLGFSCPEISVSTAVYVLLYVSAAAVVLLTVCGNLLIIISVCHFKQLHTPTNMLILSLAVSDFLVGVLLMPTALIWIIESCWIFNIIYCIFFILASFSLTTTSIFIVALIAVDRYFALSNPFLYTKAVSVNKNCAVVVFLCILFLCCHIALQYFNGYYIVTNIVMCPGYCFSHLDEGWFLFDLLVKFAFPLAVIITLYGRVFVIARKHATAIRDFNIQRRTKNNTDSMRSERKAAKVLGILVSIFVACLLPYYIYTILGIIIQIEIGLFLRILLLLYLNSTINPVIYALFYPWFRKCVKLILTLRIFNRDSSLMNIL
- the LOC136702818 gene encoding trace amine-associated receptor 13c-like codes for the protein MNITGNNQSELCLGFSCPERSVSTAVYVLLYVSGAAVVLLTVCGNLLIIISVCHFKQLHTPTNMLILSLAVSDFLVGVLLMPTALIWIIESCWIFNIIYCIFFILASFSLTATSIFIVALIAVDRYFALSNPFLYTKAVSVNTMYSVVVVLCILLLLYHLALQYFNGHYTNIVMCPGYCFSHLDEGWFLFDLLVKFAFPLAVIITLYGRVFVIARKHATAIRDLNIQTRTKNNTDSMRSERKAAKILGILVSIFVACYLPYHIYTMLGIIIQIEIGLFLRLLLIIYLNSTINPVIYALFYPWFRRCVKLILTLRIFNRDSSLMNIL